In Deefgea piscis, the DNA window CCATGAATCAAAATAATTTTATCGAATTTTTCATACGCTTCAGGATCTTTAATCAAGCTCATGAAAGGCGCTAAACCGGTACCAGTACTGAGGTAATACAAATGTTTACCCGGTTTTAAGTCTGACAATACCAAGGTGCCGGTTGGTTTGCGGCTGACTAATAATTTATCGCCTTCTTTTAAATGCTGCAGGCGCGAAGTTAATGGGCCGTTTTGCACTTTAATACTGAAAAATTCGAGCTCTTCTTCGTAATTGGCACTGGCAATTGAATAAGCACGCATCAATGGCTTGCCATCCACTTCCAAACCAATCATCACAAATTGGCCATTTTCAAAACGCAGCGATTCATCGCGCGTTGTGGTAAAGCTAAATAAAGTATCATTCCAGTGACGAACACTTAGCACTGTTTCATGGGCAAACTTAGACATTTAACTTCCTTCAAAAACACTCACCACCAAGACGCAAAGGCACAGCAAAAAGCAGCAACGGGCTAACAAACTGGGCCGATTTATGTGCTATTGATCTCTGCGCTGGTTCAAATTATTAAGCTTTCAACGCTGCTTCTAATTCAGGAATCACGGTAAATAGATCAGCAACTAAACCATAATCGGCCACCTGGAAAATCGGTGCATCCGCGTCGATATTTACCGCCACAATGACCTTACTGTCCTTAATCCCGCCCACGTGCTGCGCTGCGCCCGAAACGCCAAAAGCCATATACAGCTCAGGCGCAACCACGGTACCGGTTTGACCAACTTGGCTATCATTAGGGGCCATGCCAGCATCCACCGCGGCACGAGTGGCACCAATGGCCGCGCCGAGTACATCAGCCAACGGCGTGAGTGTTGCTTTAAAGCCTTCGGCACTACCAAGTGAACGACCACCGCTAATTACCACTCGCGCTGTTGCCAGCTCTGGGCGATCAAGCTCAACCAAATCGCGGCTTACCCACGTGGTTTGTCCGGTCTCGCCGGTTGCCGTTAATGTTTCCAGTGCCGCAGCACCACCGGTCGCGGCAACGGCTTCAAACACCGTTGGACGAATCGTCAAAATCCGTAAACCGGCTGGGGCAACAACGGTGGCATTGATGTTGCCAGCGTACATCGGCCGCACAAAGGTCGTGGCATTAATAATTTGAATGACTTCAGACACCATCGCCACATCAAGCAATGCCGCAGCGCGTGGCAATACATTTTTACCAAAGCTGGTGGCTGCAGCGATTAATGCTGAATAATTGGCGGCGAGTTGCACCAATAAAGGAGTGAGGTTTTCTGCCAAGCCATGAGCATACGCCGGCCCATCCGCATGCAGTACCTTGCTCAGGCCCTCAATCTTTGTGGCCTCGCTAGCAATACCTGCCACATCATTGCCCGTCACCAATAAATGGACTTCTTCGCCCAATTGGCTCGCAGCGCGAATCGCCGAGCGGGTAGCGGCTTTAATACCGTGGCTGTCTAATTCAGCAATCACTAAAACGCTCATGGCAACACCTTCTCTGCTCGCAATGCAGCGACCAACTCGGTCACATTATTTAAAATTTTCCCCGGCTTACGTGCTGGCGGTTCAGCAATCTGTAATACCGTTAACACTGGTGCGCTGACGGCAAAATCGGCAGCAGGCACAGTCTCAATCGGTTTTTTCTTCGCCATCATCAAAGCGGGCAGTTTAATAAATCGAGGTTCATTCAGGCGAAGATCAACGGAAATCACCGCAGGCAATTGCAACGACACAGTTTCCTGACCACCATCGATCTCACGCACCACGGTAGCGCGGCCGTCAGCGAGCTGGATATTTGAAGCAAATGTCGCTTGCGACCAATTTAATAAGCCAGCCAACATTTGCGCGGTTTCAGCCGCGTCATCATCAATCGCTTGTTTACCGGTGAGCACCAAATCAGGCGTTTCACGCTGCGCGATGGCTTGTAAGTATTTAGCGGCGGTTAAAGGCTGCACCACACTCGGGGTCTCGATCAAAATGGCTCGATCCGCGCCCATTGCCAAAGCGTGACGTAATACATCTTGATTGGCGGCAGTGCCAACTGCCACCACCACCACTTCGCTGGCTACACCGGCTTCTTTCAAGCGAACCGCGCCTTCGACGGCATTTTCGTCAAAAGGATTGATGCTCATTTTGACATTGCTAAGCTCGACATCCAAACCGTCTTGGGTTGGCCGTGGCCGGATTTGATAATCAACGACCCGTTTAATGCTGACTAAAATTTTCATGGTGCTTCCTGCAGGCTGCGAATTGACTACCATCAACGCGCGCGATTATAGAACAATTGCCATTTTGCAGAAGATTGTATTCGGCGGTAAACTATATGTAAAACACATTATTATTATAAACATATTCGATTTTACAGATATAGAAGCGAGATTGAGATGCAAGAACGCGACGTCATGGAATACGATGTGCTGATTATTGGTGCAGGCCCAGCGGGTTTAAGCTCGGCCATTGCGATAAAGCAGCTCAACCCCGAAATTTCAGTCTGTATTTTGGAAAAAGGCGCGCAAGTGGGCGCGCATATCTTGTCTGGCGCGGTGATTGATCCGGTTGCGCTCAATCAGCTGATTCCCGATTGGCAACACCGCGCGCCGCAATTGGCGACCGCAGTCAGCCAAGACGAATTCTTTTTACTCGATGAAGATACCGGCATTAAGATTCCACAAATCTTACTGCCACCTCAATTACACAACGATGGCTGTTTTATCGTTAAGCTGGGCGAAGTCTGCGCTTGGCTTGCCAGCGAAGCTGAAAACCTTGGCGTTGAAATTTATCCCGGCTTTGCCGCCGCCGAAGTATTGTACGACGACGCAGGCGCCGTCATGGGCGTGGCCGTTGGCGATATGGGCATCAATAAATTAGGTCAACATAAAGCCGATTACGCGCTCGGCATGGCAATTCACGCTAAATACACGCTGTTTTGCGAAGGCGCGCGCGGCTCACTCGCTGGCGATTTAGAAAACAAATTTGCTTTACGTAAAGACGCCGATCCGCAGCATTTTGGTCTTGGCGTCAAAGAAGTATGGCAAGTTAAACCCGAACACCATCACCTCGGCTTAGTGCAACACGCCCAAGGTTGGCCACTCGACAACAGCACCAGCGGTGGCGCGTTTATTTATCATTTGCCCGAGCATCAAGTGGCCATTGGTTATGTGGTGCATTTGAATTACCAAAACCCAACGCTATCACCGTTCGAAGAATTACAACGCTTTAAAACCCATCCAAAAATTCGTGGCACTTTCGCTGGCGCCAAACGCATTGCTTACGGCGCGCGTGCGATTGCCGAAGGTGGGCTGCAATCCTTACCCAAAATGACCTTCCCTGGCGGGATTTTGCTTGGCTGCTCAGCGGGATTACTCAATTTCCCGCGCATTAAAGGCACGCATAATGCGATGCTGTCAGGCATGTTAGCCGCCCCAGCTATCGTAGAGGCCATTGCCAACGATCGGCAGCGCGATGAACTGATTGCTTTTAATACCGCTTTTGCACAATCAAGTATTTGGCAAGAACTACAACAAGTGCGCAATATCAAGCCAGCGATCTCTAAACTCGGTACTTTGGCGGGTACGATGTATGCCGGTGCAGAGCTTTGGCTATCTAAGTTAGGGATCAATACCCCTTGGACATTACGCCATAGCACCCCAGACAATACCACGCTCAAACGCCTTAACAGCGTTGCAGCGATTCATTACCCCAAACCCGATGGCGTACTGACATTCAATAAGCTCGATTCTTTAATGCTGGCCAATGTCTCGCACGATCACGATCAACCCAGCCATTTACAATTACGCGATACCTTAATCCCGATTACCGTTAATCTGGCTCAGTATGGCTCACCAGAAAGCCATTACTGCCCTGCTGGCGTGTATGAAATTATTCAACACCACGACGCTCCGGCCTTGCAAATCAACGCGCAAAATTGCTTGCATTGTAAAACTTGTGACATCAAAGACCCACAGCAAAATATTCACTGGGTACCACCCGAAGGCGGCGGCGGACCTTTATACGGCGCCATGTAGTTCAACCCCACCCCACCCCGCACCATCCAGCCATTTGGCGGCAAATAACATCCTACGAGGATCATTGCCGCCGAATGCGCGCCAGCAAATAGCTTACACACACAAAACACACGCCGAAAAAATTAGCAATAAATTGTAATTTTTTGCATAAAAACTACGTAAAAATACTTATGCAGGCTTAATAACTATTGATACTATCCATTCGCAAAATGAAAGAATAAGATCAAAAATAGCATTTGCTACTTCAGCATGCCTTGAATTTTGTAATTCGTCGTTACCACCCAGAACAATAGTTTTATCTAGGAAAGCCATCATGACGCCACAAGGCTATCTATTCACTATCGCCGCCTGCCTTACATCAATGCCAGCACTTGCTTTTGCTCCAGGAATGGAAGAATCAATTGCCGATGTCATGGTCTGGGTGGTTATCGTCGCCGTTCCGGTGGCGGCAATTTATTTATTTTGGAAAGTCCACGTCTTACCCGAAGTAATTGCAGAAAAAAATCATCACCCACAAAAACATGCCATCCAAGTTTTATGCCTGCTGTCTTTGGTATTTGGTGGTTTATTGTGGCCATTGGCTTGGTTGTGGGCGTTCGCCAAACCCACCGCGTACAAAATTGCCTATGGCACAGACAAGCATGACGACTTCTTTAAACATGCCGAACATCATGCAGATAAATCACTAGATTTGGCCGTGGTTGATGAAGAACTCACCATACTCAAACAAAAAATGGATGGCTTAAACCAAAAGCGCGAGCTGATTTTAAACCAGCAAACGCCAACCACCATCGAACAAAAAGCCGAAGGAAATAAAGATGCTTGAACTGATTATTGGCGGCTACTGCGCCATCATTTGGCTGATTTTTATCAAACTCAAGCTGTTTCCTTGGAATATCAAAAGCCAAGTGGGCTCGGCCACTGGCGCGATTGTGTTGGCCGCGACCATTATTTTCACGATTAACGTTGTTACGCCGTCGTCAAGCGATGTACGCGTGATTAATTATGTGGCTGAAATTGTGCCACGAGTACAAGGCACAGTGACTCGCGTTGCGGTTGAAGGCAATACCTTGATTAAAAAAGGGGATGTATTGCTTGAAATCGACAACACGCCATATCGACTCAAAGTGAAAGAGCTGCAAGCCAAGCTCGCTGATGCCACCGCATCGGCCAAAACTTTGTGGCAAGATTTAGATAGCGCCAAGAGCAATACTTTGGCCGCACAAGCCCATTTAGATTTAATGAAAAAACGCTTAGCCCAATCGCAAGAATTGGCCAAAGCGGAGGCTGGCAATCAATACGACGTAGAAAACTTTGTCACCGAAGTGAAAAAGGCCGAGTCAAACGTTGCCAGTGCCAAAACGGCCGAAGCGAAGGTGCAAACCAAACTCGAAGGCGTAGTTGGCCCTGATATTGCCAGCGTGGCACAAATTAAAGCCCAGCTTGAAGCGGCGCAATACGATTTGGATTCAACCATTATTCGCGCGCCTGCAGATGGTTATGCGGTGAATGTGGCGGTACGCCCAGGTAATTTCTTAGCGGCAATGCCATTCCGACCCGCCATGAGTTTTGTTGAACACGAACAACGTATTTTGGCCTTCTTCGCGCAAAACGAGCTACGCTTTGTAAAACCAGGCGACAAAGCAGAAATCGCGCTCAAAACACTGCCAGGCGAGCTAATTTCCGCCAAGGTCGATTCGATTGTTTGGGCCACCAGCCAAGGTCAAATCCTTCAGTCAGGCACGATTCCAAATAGCCCATCTGAAATCGTTCACGCGCCTTTAGCGCAGAAATACGCCGTAAAACTGCAACCCATCGCCAAAGAAGGTGAAACCCTGCCGCACATTGCAATGGGCGCGCGTGGTGGCGGTGCAATTTATACCGAAAAACTCGCCCCACTGCATTTATTGCGAATGGTGATGATTCGTGCACAGTCTATCGTCAATTATCTTGTGCTGAAATTACACTAGGAGGGTGAATGTTTAATTTGAAGACCTCACTCGCCGCCCTTAGCACGACGGGGCTCTTGCTCGGTTGTGCGGTTAGCTCGCCGCCAAACCAGCATGAGTTAATGCCTTTGGCACTCGGCAAAACGACACTCGCCAAGCAGTGGAAATACGCACAAAGCGCCGGCCAGTTTGACGCCGAAACCTTGGGATTTACACCGGATGCCACGCTCAAAGCGTTGATCGCCGAATCGCAAAGCTATAACAACGATTTGCGTATCGCCGCCGCACGTCTTGAGCAATCGCGTGCGGCGCTCAAAGCGGCGGGCGCCCCACTGCTGCCAAGCTTAGGCTTTGCTGCGCAAACGGGCCAATCGGCTTTACCCACCTCAAATATGAGTACCAGTGGTTTTGGTTTAGTTGCCAGCTGGGAAATTGATTTATGGGGCCGCCTAGCTAGCCAACAAGCCGCCAGTGACTCACGCTTTAAAGCCAGCGAGCTGGATTTGCTCTATAGCCAACAAGCCATCGCCGCGGCGGTGACTCGTGCTTGGATCTCAACCAGTGAAGCGCAGCAGCAGTTGGCAATATCGAAAAAAATGCTCGGTTACGCCGAGCAACAACTGCAGTTAACGCAGAAAAGCCAACAAGTCGGCCGTAGCACTGGGCAAGATATTGCGCTCAACCAAGCCAATGTCGCGCTGTATCGCAACCA includes these proteins:
- a CDS encoding ferredoxin--NADP reductase, whose translation is MSKFAHETVLSVRHWNDTLFSFTTTRDESLRFENGQFVMIGLEVDGKPLMRAYSIASANYEEELEFFSIKVQNGPLTSRLQHLKEGDKLLVSRKPTGTLVLSDLKPGKHLYYLSTGTGLAPFMSLIKDPEAYEKFDKIILIHGVRTVSELAYADYIEHELPNNEFFGEEVRNKLIYYPTVTREPFRNQGRLTDLITSGKLFEDIGLPPLNPETDRAMLCGSPAMLEDTCNLLDSLGFKVSKRIGEPGDYVIERAFVEK
- a CDS encoding FAD-binding protein, producing MSVLVIAELDSHGIKAATRSAIRAASQLGEEVHLLVTGNDVAGIASEATKIEGLSKVLHADGPAYAHGLAENLTPLLVQLAANYSALIAAATSFGKNVLPRAAALLDVAMVSEVIQIINATTFVRPMYAGNINATVVAPAGLRILTIRPTVFEAVAATGGAAALETLTATGETGQTTWVSRDLVELDRPELATARVVISGGRSLGSAEGFKATLTPLADVLGAAIGATRAAVDAGMAPNDSQVGQTGTVVAPELYMAFGVSGAAQHVGGIKDSKVIVAVNIDADAPIFQVADYGLVADLFTVIPELEAALKA
- a CDS encoding electron transfer flavoprotein subunit beta/FixA family protein, translating into MKILVSIKRVVDYQIRPRPTQDGLDVELSNVKMSINPFDENAVEGAVRLKEAGVASEVVVVAVGTAANQDVLRHALAMGADRAILIETPSVVQPLTAAKYLQAIAQRETPDLVLTGKQAIDDDAAETAQMLAGLLNWSQATFASNIQLADGRATVVREIDGGQETVSLQLPAVISVDLRLNEPRFIKLPALMMAKKKPIETVPAADFAVSAPVLTVLQIAEPPARKPGKILNNVTELVAALRAEKVLP
- a CDS encoding electron transfer flavoprotein-ubiquinone oxidoreductase, giving the protein MQERDVMEYDVLIIGAGPAGLSSAIAIKQLNPEISVCILEKGAQVGAHILSGAVIDPVALNQLIPDWQHRAPQLATAVSQDEFFLLDEDTGIKIPQILLPPQLHNDGCFIVKLGEVCAWLASEAENLGVEIYPGFAAAEVLYDDAGAVMGVAVGDMGINKLGQHKADYALGMAIHAKYTLFCEGARGSLAGDLENKFALRKDADPQHFGLGVKEVWQVKPEHHHLGLVQHAQGWPLDNSTSGGAFIYHLPEHQVAIGYVVHLNYQNPTLSPFEELQRFKTHPKIRGTFAGAKRIAYGARAIAEGGLQSLPKMTFPGGILLGCSAGLLNFPRIKGTHNAMLSGMLAAPAIVEAIANDRQRDELIAFNTAFAQSSIWQELQQVRNIKPAISKLGTLAGTMYAGAELWLSKLGINTPWTLRHSTPDNTTLKRLNSVAAIHYPKPDGVLTFNKLDSLMLANVSHDHDQPSHLQLRDTLIPITVNLAQYGSPESHYCPAGVYEIIQHHDAPALQINAQNCLHCKTCDIKDPQQNIHWVPPEGGGGPLYGAM
- a CDS encoding DUF3302 domain-containing protein — translated: MTPQGYLFTIAACLTSMPALAFAPGMEESIADVMVWVVIVAVPVAAIYLFWKVHVLPEVIAEKNHHPQKHAIQVLCLLSLVFGGLLWPLAWLWAFAKPTAYKIAYGTDKHDDFFKHAEHHADKSLDLAVVDEELTILKQKMDGLNQKRELILNQQTPTTIEQKAEGNKDA
- a CDS encoding HlyD family secretion protein, encoding MLELIIGGYCAIIWLIFIKLKLFPWNIKSQVGSATGAIVLAATIIFTINVVTPSSSDVRVINYVAEIVPRVQGTVTRVAVEGNTLIKKGDVLLEIDNTPYRLKVKELQAKLADATASAKTLWQDLDSAKSNTLAAQAHLDLMKKRLAQSQELAKAEAGNQYDVENFVTEVKKAESNVASAKTAEAKVQTKLEGVVGPDIASVAQIKAQLEAAQYDLDSTIIRAPADGYAVNVAVRPGNFLAAMPFRPAMSFVEHEQRILAFFAQNELRFVKPGDKAEIALKTLPGELISAKVDSIVWATSQGQILQSGTIPNSPSEIVHAPLAQKYAVKLQPIAKEGETLPHIAMGARGGGAIYTEKLAPLHLLRMVMIRAQSIVNYLVLKLH